In Accipiter gentilis chromosome 21, bAccGen1.1, whole genome shotgun sequence, one DNA window encodes the following:
- the LRRC23 gene encoding LOW QUALITY PROTEIN: leucine-rich repeat-containing protein 23 (The sequence of the model RefSeq protein was modified relative to this genomic sequence to represent the inferred CDS: deleted 1 base in 1 codon): MTSRCSRSSELTPAFSWEEYDRWDGAKKKPQGAWRADEQQISGTRVAVGSRALAAGRANRNTACEIPEVIGVLAPCPLTEEVLKEGLSLLCKTGNGLAHAYVKLEAKYKGLTDISLLECFIHLRYVDLSENKLQDLSPLSGLTHLLWLKVDGNLLTSACMQELPYLQIISFARNRIKDMEGITHPRLANLSLKGNKIQTALGLSHGQLFSLQMLELRGNMLESTAGLNLPKLKHLYLAQNAIRSLEGLEGLGQLAALHLRDNQLETLDGFCSSMKCLQYLNLRNNEISNLQEVAKLQVLPMLQALVLLDNPCSDEPNYRLEVLVLLPHLQRLDKELFEQDERAEANKIRQKRQEEEKEMEGSLQGDVTE, encoded by the exons ATGACAAGCCGTTGCAGTCGGAGCAGCGAGCTAACACCAGCGTTCAGCTGGGAGGAGTACGACCGGTGGGATGGtgcaaaaaagaaaccacaaggAGCCTGG CGGGCCGATGAGCAGCAGATCAGCGGCACCCGCGTTGCTGTGGGAAGCCGAGCGTTGGCGGCAGGACGTGCTAACCGGAACACTGCCTGTGAAATACCAGAAGTCATCGGG gTGCTGGCCCCGTGTCCCCTGACGGAGGAGGTCCTGAAGGAAGGCCTCTCTCTCCTCTGTAAGACCGGCAATGGCCTGGCCCACGCCTATGTGAAATTGGAAGCCAAATACAA GGGCTTGACAGACATCAGCCTCCTCGAATGCTTCATTCACCTGCGGTACGTGGATTTGTCAGAGAACAAGCTGCAAGATTTGTCTCCACTGAGTGGCCTAACCCACCTGCTTTGGCTGAAGGTGGATGGGAACTTGCTTACCAGTGCCTGCATGCAGGAGCTGCCCTACCTCCAGATCATCAGCTTTGCTCGCAACCGCATCAAGGATATGGAGGGCATTACTCACCCTCGCTTAGCCAACCTCAGCCTGAAAG GAAATAAAATCCAGACAGCGCTGGGCCTGAGTCATGGCCAATTGTTCAGCCTGCAGATGCTGGAGCTGCGAGGAAACATGCTAGAGAGCACAGCAGGGCTCAATCTTCCCAAGCTCAAGCACCTATATCTG GCCCAGAACGCCATTCGGAGCCTTGAAGGCCTTGAGGGACTAGGGCAGCTGGCGGCTCTGCACCTGCGTGACAACCAGCTTGAGACCCTGGATGGATTCTGTAGTAGCATGAAGTGCCTGCAGTACCTCAACCTACG GAACAATGAGATCAGTAACCTTCAGGAGGTGGCAAAACTGCAGGTCCTCCCCATGCTGCAGGCACTGGTGTTGTTGGACAATCCGTGCTCTGATGAACCCAATTACCGGCTGGAGGTCCTGGTCCTGCTGCCACACCTGCAACGCCTCGACAAGGAATTATTTGAGCAAGATGAGCGGGCGGAGGCAAATAAAATCCGtcagaaaaggcaggaagaagaaaag